One Gloeothece verrucosa PCC 7822 DNA window includes the following coding sequences:
- a CDS encoding CRISPR-associated protein Csx3: MTTYHIELEGDVLKIGFGTPAQNDQIVQDAAKRLQEMIQQGELKGGKILKINGPASLPVACVITHKVAHLYGAIAVYDPKLGKYVVCITHDPNYQLGDLIN, encoded by the coding sequence ATGACCACTTACCACATAGAACTAGAGGGTGATGTTTTAAAAATAGGCTTTGGCACTCCAGCGCAGAATGATCAAATAGTTCAAGATGCCGCCAAGCGTTTACAGGAGATGATCCAGCAAGGGGAACTTAAAGGCGGGAAGATTCTAAAAATTAATGGTCCTGCTTCTTTACCGGTGGCTTGTGTGATTACCCATAAGGTAGCACATTTGTATGGTGCGATCGCAGTATATGACCCAAAATTGGGTAAATATGTTGTCTGCATTACCCATGATCCAAATTATCAGTTAGGAGATTTAATTAATTGA
- the csx2 gene encoding TIGR02221 family CRISPR-associated protein, with the protein MKIISFLGFNTYKETTYISPLGNAQWKTPFFQEALVKFYQPKSLYVLLTNTVETAIPKGASESNWNALQKRLQGKVELQPISNIPEQNRPEDIWFIFQKVTECLEDGDEVIFDITHSFRSVPIVALIAVSYIRVVRQVKIKGLLYGAFEARNPETDETPTFDLLPIVSLLEWTTATDQFLKTGNAETLANLLHSSNPETENLAESIKGIAQGLHLLRPMDVLRESAILPERIKEAIPIISQSVPPFATLIERVEKDYGSFGLSNPEDYENTNNAKISLLKQLKIIEWYAEKEQIIQALSLAREWLPSLLCYHFKIDPQVHKPNREEMDRLLTGGKNKEGKESCYREEFNKLENKKTTQLRRLWNTLANLRNDALHAGFRKNPKKATEIIKETQKIIEELKAIAKAWDLTDEEN; encoded by the coding sequence ATGAAAATTATATCTTTTCTCGGCTTTAACACTTACAAAGAAACTACCTATATTAGCCCATTAGGTAATGCTCAATGGAAAACACCTTTTTTTCAAGAAGCGTTAGTTAAATTTTATCAGCCTAAAAGTCTCTATGTTTTGTTAACTAATACAGTAGAAACAGCTATACCGAAGGGAGCAAGCGAATCAAACTGGAATGCTTTACAAAAAAGATTACAAGGTAAAGTAGAACTGCAACCGATCTCTAATATTCCTGAACAAAACCGTCCTGAAGATATATGGTTTATCTTTCAAAAAGTTACTGAATGTTTAGAAGATGGAGATGAAGTTATTTTTGATATTACTCATAGTTTTCGTTCTGTACCTATAGTAGCTTTAATTGCTGTTAGCTATATACGAGTAGTTCGCCAAGTCAAAATTAAGGGATTATTATATGGTGCATTTGAGGCGAGAAATCCGGAAACTGATGAAACCCCTACTTTTGATTTATTACCCATTGTTAGTTTATTAGAATGGACAACAGCAACAGACCAATTTTTAAAAACAGGCAATGCAGAAACATTAGCAAATTTATTACACAGTAGCAACCCTGAAACAGAAAACTTAGCAGAAAGTATTAAAGGAATAGCTCAAGGTTTGCATTTACTACGACCTATGGATGTCTTGCGGGAATCAGCTATATTGCCTGAGCGGATTAAAGAAGCAATACCTATTATTTCTCAATCTGTACCTCCCTTTGCTACTTTAATAGAGCGTGTGGAAAAAGATTATGGGAGTTTTGGTTTATCTAATCCTGAAGATTACGAAAATACCAATAATGCTAAAATCTCTTTGCTAAAACAACTAAAAATAATCGAATGGTATGCAGAAAAAGAACAAATCATACAAGCTTTATCTCTCGCTCGTGAATGGTTGCCTTCTTTATTATGCTATCACTTTAAAATAGATCCGCAAGTCCATAAACCAAATAGAGAAGAAATGGACAGACTTTTAACCGGCGGCAAGAATAAAGAGGGTAAAGAATCATGCTATCGAGAGGAATTTAACAAGCTTGAAAACAAAAAGACAACGCAGTTAAGAAGACTTTGGAACACACTTGCTAACTTACGAAATGATGCTCTACACGCGGGATTTCGAAAAAATCCTAAAAAAGCAACAGAGATTATTAAAGAAACTCAAAAAATTATAGAAGAACTTAAAGCGATCGCAAAAGCTTGGGATTTAACTGATGAAGAGAATTAA
- a CDS encoding carotenoid oxygenase family protein, translating to MLIREKTTDKPYSQDEWKKGYDSQPNEYDYWVDNIEGEIPSELQGTFFRNGPGLLDINGTPVKHPFDGDGMVCAITFKNGRVHFRNRFVQTEGYVQEKKAGKLLYRGVFGTEKPGGWLNNIFDINFKKIANTNVIYWGDRLLALWEAAEPYRLNPQNLDTLGIDDLDGILKPREAFGAHPWVDPSCQLDGGKPCLVNFSIQPGLSSKITLFEISSQGKLLRRYSHITPGFCFIHDFAITPNYCIFLQNPVSFNPLPFVFGLKGAGECVQFNADKPTRIILIPRTPPHKAVKVFEVSAGFVFHHINAFEVGDQVYLDSICYQSLPQVKPDLNYKEVIFEDLDPGQLWRFKLNLKDNTVSQEMFESQACEFPTIHPDKVGRSYRYLFIGAAHNRTENGPLQALLKLDVKTGERQFYSFAPHGFAGEPLFIPKPNATAEDEGWILMMIYDGKHHRSDVIVFDGQNINDGPVARVHLKHHVPYGLHGSWTPESFI from the coding sequence ATGTTAATCCGAGAAAAAACAACAGACAAGCCTTATAGTCAAGATGAATGGAAAAAAGGCTATGATTCCCAACCCAATGAATATGACTATTGGGTAGACAATATAGAAGGAGAAATCCCCTCCGAATTACAAGGGACTTTCTTTCGCAATGGTCCAGGTTTATTAGACATTAACGGTACACCCGTAAAACATCCTTTTGATGGCGACGGGATGGTGTGCGCGATTACCTTCAAAAATGGGCGAGTTCACTTTCGTAACCGTTTTGTGCAAACCGAAGGCTATGTCCAAGAAAAAAAAGCCGGCAAATTACTTTACCGAGGGGTTTTCGGCACAGAAAAACCCGGAGGATGGCTCAATAATATCTTTGATATAAACTTTAAAAAAATCGCTAATACTAATGTAATTTACTGGGGAGACAGACTATTGGCACTTTGGGAAGCCGCCGAACCCTACCGTCTTAATCCTCAGAACTTAGATACCCTAGGAATCGACGACCTTGATGGCATTTTAAAACCTCGGGAAGCTTTCGGGGCGCATCCTTGGGTCGATCCCAGTTGTCAATTAGATGGCGGTAAACCCTGTCTGGTTAACTTCTCTATTCAACCGGGTTTATCGAGTAAAATTACGCTGTTTGAAATCAGTTCTCAAGGTAAGTTACTGCGTCGTTATAGCCATATTACCCCTGGGTTTTGCTTTATTCACGATTTTGCCATTACTCCCAATTACTGCATTTTTTTGCAAAATCCTGTTAGTTTTAATCCTTTGCCATTTGTCTTTGGATTAAAGGGTGCAGGGGAATGTGTTCAGTTTAATGCTGATAAACCCACTCGCATTATTTTAATTCCTCGCACGCCCCCTCATAAAGCGGTGAAAGTGTTTGAAGTTTCTGCGGGTTTCGTGTTTCATCACATTAATGCTTTTGAAGTTGGGGATCAGGTTTATCTCGACTCGATTTGTTATCAGTCTCTACCTCAAGTTAAGCCGGATTTAAATTATAAAGAGGTGATCTTTGAAGATTTAGATCCCGGGCAATTGTGGCGCTTTAAGCTTAACTTAAAAGATAATACAGTCTCTCAGGAAATGTTCGAGAGTCAAGCTTGTGAATTTCCTACCATTCATCCGGATAAAGTGGGACGTTCTTACCGTTATTTGTTTATCGGTGCGGCTCATAATAGAACGGAAAATGGGCCTTTACAGGCACTTTTAAAACTGGATGTAAAGACCGGAGAACGTCAATTTTATTCATTTGCGCCTCATGGGTTTGCCGGAGAGCCGCTTTTTATTCCTAAACCCAATGCAACAGCAGAAGATGAGGGCTGGATACTAATGATGATTTATGATGGTAAACATCATCGTTCAGATGTAATAGTATTTGATGGGCAAAATATTAATGATGGTCCTGTAGCGCGAGTTCATCTAAAACATCATGTTCCCTACGGGTTGCATGGTTCATGGACTCCTGAGAGTTTTATTTAA
- a CDS encoding folate/biopterin family MFS transporter, whose protein sequence is MLISPSLKRAFKDSLLFGNEPSLELFAILSVYFVQGILGLARLAVSFFVKDELGLSPAQMAALLGVSALPWVIKPVFGFLSDGLPILGYRRRPYLILSGILGTLSWLALATVVHTTWQTALAILMASLSVAISDVIADSLVVERAREESLGKAGSLQSLMWAVSAMGGLITAYFSGWLLEHFSNREVFAITAIFPLLVTGMAWFILEEKVNSKSSQTQDQSLTLKQQVQQLWGAVTQKVILLPILFIFIWQSTPSADSAFFFFTTNELGFEPEFLGRVNLVTSIASLLGVWIYQRYLKTVSFRVILGWSIVISTVLGMTSLLLVTHANRAIGIDDHWFSIGDSIILSVMGKIAFMPVLVLCARLCPAGIEATMFALLMSISNLSGLVSNELGALLTHLFGVTETNFDKLWLLVLITNLSTLLPLPLINWLPAEDPQAQARQLYTFGPAEAFEHHAPGSTVEQSYIPELVPEFAAEETTP, encoded by the coding sequence ATGCTGATATCCCCCTCTTTGAAACGAGCCTTTAAAGATTCATTACTATTCGGCAACGAACCAAGCCTTGAACTATTCGCCATTCTGAGCGTTTACTTTGTACAGGGAATTTTAGGTTTAGCCCGTTTAGCAGTTAGCTTCTTTGTCAAAGATGAGCTTGGCCTCAGTCCAGCCCAAATGGCGGCACTGCTCGGAGTTTCGGCGCTTCCCTGGGTAATCAAACCCGTGTTTGGGTTTCTCTCGGATGGTTTACCGATTTTAGGTTATCGTCGTCGTCCCTATCTGATTCTTTCAGGGATCTTAGGCACTTTATCTTGGCTGGCCTTAGCAACGGTGGTCCATACCACTTGGCAAACAGCCCTCGCTATCCTCATGGCCTCTCTGTCAGTAGCCATTAGCGATGTCATCGCTGACTCATTAGTGGTAGAACGTGCCAGAGAAGAATCTTTAGGTAAAGCTGGCTCATTACAATCTTTAATGTGGGCCGTCTCAGCGATGGGAGGACTCATTACCGCCTACTTTAGCGGCTGGTTACTCGAACACTTCAGTAACCGTGAAGTTTTTGCCATAACGGCTATTTTTCCTCTGCTGGTGACAGGAATGGCTTGGTTTATTTTAGAAGAAAAAGTTAACTCGAAATCTTCTCAAACACAAGACCAAAGCCTAACTTTAAAACAGCAGGTTCAACAATTGTGGGGCGCAGTAACTCAAAAAGTCATTTTGCTTCCCATCTTATTTATTTTTATTTGGCAATCAACTCCCAGTGCTGACTCAGCATTTTTCTTTTTTACCACTAATGAACTTGGTTTTGAACCAGAATTTTTAGGGCGAGTAAATCTGGTTACCAGTATTGCATCTTTGCTAGGAGTTTGGATTTATCAACGTTACCTAAAAACGGTTTCTTTTCGAGTCATTTTAGGTTGGAGTATTGTCATTTCAACGGTTTTGGGGATGACTAGCCTATTGCTCGTCACTCATGCCAACCGAGCGATAGGAATTGACGATCACTGGTTTAGTATTGGTGATAGTATTATTCTCTCAGTGATGGGAAAAATTGCTTTTATGCCCGTTTTAGTGCTTTGCGCCCGTCTTTGTCCAGCCGGTATCGAAGCGACGATGTTTGCCCTTTTAATGTCTATTTCCAATTTATCTGGGTTAGTGTCTAATGAATTAGGAGCCTTATTAACCCATTTATTCGGAGTAACAGAAACCAATTTTGACAAACTTTGGCTTTTAGTCCTCATTACCAATTTATCCACCCTTTTACCTCTTCCTCTAATTAACTGGTTGCCGGCAGAAGATCCCCAAGCACAAGCCCGACAACTTTATACTTTTGGTCCCGCAGAAGCTTTTGAACATCATGCTCCCGGTTCAACGGTGGAACAAAGCTATATTCCTGAACTTGTACCTGAATTTGCGGCAGAGGAAACCACACCCTAA
- a CDS encoding translocation/assembly module TamB domain-containing protein, which yields MTNSPEPRNSTTNPLNRLLQTAKRPSVIAVGMTSVTLIVIGNVGFGILMKQILPHWLEKTLSEALKRQVSLGKVESYSLTSLQLGFSSIPETPNYPHQLTIARIDAQFNPLLILLQRRLPIKIILSNIDGYIKQNPDGNWPIQPLEKIKLPVDLDLDFEIKDADINLLPRGKQKPKPLTIEIDGQGNFLDLKGRQQLQYDVILASLNNQIKLKGKTLLPTGQSQVELIIQKLALNEIASLAAHLPFQVNQGQIQANVNAQIPSFQNIQNSQGKGDLSISQISATTVMLKDPIQISANLAVQDTKLIFEKFQFQWQEIKANVQGYLDWQSGLNLAINVNPFNLHKLKEKTVPSLPFAIQGNLQSQFSIKGNFSNPVVTGTVNNTSDLFLDKIILKKFNTTFQANLKELRIKSLKIIPVVGGEIAGQGLIQTEGQKYIHQPKAFDLAKIPVKFTLNANLPSEKLINVYYKLPLETSIANLKAKVQITGTLKSPQALLQWQLPNTTVASVNDISGQGELLIANKSLIVRHTELKTSEGKVTLTGLGNLKTNLWQTDITANSFSLTPTIALDRANIQLLGTLNQLELANLSGMADLSLKVGGATVVLSSQLKKGNINGTVSFFQLALNPFLKDLPLPVKISQTRAAFSGSIAQLLTDRKDKFKPLNLTANLELLLDNRPVFVKSTLNDGIVNADITTEKIALSPFLPNLTIPVSLSRSKIQVAGQITSFLSILNLTKERRKNSYQDLNIKADTQLNIADNKINAKTQLNNNQWQTEILALNIPNTSFCPPIESSCPPIDAKIALSGNLDDLIAGNTTIPIQAKTVSIQVEGQNIKANGNIILANLSTLPDANVNLNIEYSSNLKSLVPLDELISQIPIQRELLLEQSSISGKTYFKGRLIGKNLLTASKPLENIQLVGNAELTNLSINKRYFEPRLSGPLFISVQKQISLDLKGKKDVFAFTLERCSQKGCLVPYIPNSFEVVQSYNTENPAKIRGKRQGENFIADLQDFPLELLQITPIKTLGIPAIVSGKVDANVEFNLFTLSGIGNLNIEKPSIGNIGVESFETEIVYNKGLAKLRASNVLIGKTRYQVGASFDVNTQALQGKLQINQGNIQDLLGATHLVSLLDSNSTQPNRAATTTQLQPYAIGNANAPVSQQITQLRESEQKIREQAAKIEAGLIRPNLDLQGKFEAEITLAGTLENPELNLEFEGKKWVWFPKPAYLNFVEPVGLVIQEPQTLPIEEISLKGHLENGQIQINYLSKIGTAAMTLNANLRQDKTKWNFQDSTFKVDNLSLDLLRYFFKPPLDLSGEINAQGVLQGNPLNPEIVTNFAFNEGILNGRTLNLPIEGNLRYSNQRFTLNTTDSSAIKIYASVPYPVEPKRNDHLELNLKLTTEAITLIDLFTQGQLNWVGGEAEVNLSTTGRIDLSEEFKLYDLKSKGEINLNNATIQTSTLPRPLIFNGQLTFNNQYLEAKQLQGNILDTQVDITGIFPLFEPLANNQNPLKITLVDGKLDYKDRYLGTVNTDIKITGSAIRPIIGGQIRFTNGKIFLAQLPQKKKIISPVYEQWAGNITAPKYIIKPPQLDNLQIVLEDIKLIQNQQLPQYQFEVGGQLNLQGNLDSLANVKPSGKIYLKRGKVYILTTDIFLASQYENTLNFLPDKGLFNPYLDLQLKTFLWDTAIVANTNNEISDDITKSNRKKSVEITLTIQGQAEQLYTITETVEKACQFESNKETSLPVNPTVIPEISQQLTDCLRVAAFVNTASDLQLLKSPIITISSSPPLTQNEINVLFNRSFSPVSESLQQQNSAQLLEIGIPQFAVTLAPFLQQEVFDLNSWASAWFKSNLGLERVQIVPLIQTGYKLKDGTRVRISYDYFTDEVTVRYETRW from the coding sequence ATGACTAACTCTCCAGAACCAAGAAACTCTACTACTAATCCTTTAAATCGTCTGTTACAGACGGCTAAACGACCCTCAGTAATTGCTGTTGGGATGACCTCTGTTACCTTAATTGTTATTGGTAATGTAGGGTTTGGTATCTTGATGAAACAAATCCTTCCTCATTGGCTCGAAAAAACTCTCAGTGAGGCCCTTAAGCGACAAGTTTCTCTCGGAAAAGTTGAAAGTTATTCTCTTACAAGCCTTCAACTCGGTTTTTCTTCTATTCCTGAAACCCCTAACTATCCCCATCAATTGACCATTGCTCGCATTGATGCTCAATTTAATCCCTTATTAATTCTTCTGCAACGCCGCTTACCCATTAAAATTATTTTAAGTAATATTGATGGTTATATCAAACAAAATCCTGATGGCAATTGGCCGATACAACCCCTTGAAAAGATTAAACTGCCTGTGGATTTAGACCTAGATTTTGAAATTAAAGATGCCGATATTAACTTACTTCCCCGAGGCAAACAGAAACCTAAACCGCTAACTATTGAGATAGACGGACAAGGAAACTTTCTCGACCTTAAGGGTCGCCAACAGCTACAGTATGATGTAATTCTTGCTTCTCTCAACAACCAAATTAAACTTAAAGGAAAGACTTTACTTCCTACAGGTCAAAGTCAGGTAGAACTGATTATCCAAAAATTAGCTCTAAATGAAATCGCATCTTTAGCGGCTCATTTGCCTTTTCAAGTTAATCAAGGTCAAATTCAGGCTAATGTTAATGCTCAAATTCCTTCTTTTCAAAATATCCAAAATAGTCAAGGCAAAGGAGACTTAAGCATCAGTCAGATTAGTGCTACCACTGTGATGTTAAAAGATCCGATTCAAATTAGTGCTAACTTGGCTGTACAAGACACAAAACTGATTTTTGAAAAATTTCAGTTCCAGTGGCAGGAAATTAAGGCTAATGTCCAGGGATATTTAGATTGGCAAAGCGGCTTAAATTTAGCGATTAATGTTAACCCTTTTAATCTGCATAAGTTAAAAGAAAAAACTGTCCCGTCCTTGCCATTTGCCATCCAGGGAAATTTACAAAGCCAATTCTCAATCAAAGGCAATTTTTCTAATCCTGTCGTGACCGGAACCGTCAACAATACTAGCGATTTATTTTTAGATAAAATTATCCTCAAAAAATTTAACACCACTTTTCAAGCTAATCTAAAAGAACTTAGAATTAAAAGTCTAAAAATTATTCCCGTTGTTGGGGGAGAAATTGCAGGACAAGGGTTAATTCAAACCGAAGGTCAAAAATATATCCATCAGCCAAAAGCTTTTGACTTGGCTAAAATTCCGGTCAAATTTACTTTGAATGCCAATTTACCCAGTGAAAAACTCATCAATGTTTATTATAAACTTCCTTTAGAAACTAGCATAGCCAATCTAAAAGCAAAAGTACAGATAACAGGCACTTTGAAAAGCCCTCAAGCCTTGTTGCAATGGCAACTCCCCAATACCACTGTAGCATCAGTTAATGATATCTCTGGACAAGGAGAATTGTTAATTGCCAATAAAAGCTTAATTGTTCGCCATACTGAATTAAAAACCTCTGAAGGAAAAGTCACCTTAACGGGGTTAGGAAATTTAAAAACCAATCTATGGCAAACTGACATAACCGCTAATTCTTTTAGTTTAACTCCTACAATAGCTTTAGACAGAGCCAATATCCAATTATTAGGAACCTTGAATCAATTAGAACTAGCAAATCTGAGTGGAATGGCTGACTTATCATTAAAAGTTGGGGGCGCAACGGTTGTTTTAAGCAGCCAATTAAAAAAAGGGAATATTAACGGAACCGTTAGCTTTTTTCAACTCGCTTTAAATCCATTTTTAAAAGACTTACCCTTGCCGGTGAAAATCTCACAAACTCGCGCCGCTTTTTCGGGTTCCATTGCTCAACTGTTAACCGATAGAAAAGATAAATTTAAGCCGCTTAATCTTACAGCTAATCTAGAATTACTCTTAGATAACCGTCCCGTTTTCGTTAAAAGCACTTTAAATGACGGAATAGTCAACGCTGATATAACAACAGAAAAAATAGCCCTATCTCCTTTTCTGCCTAACTTAACCATTCCCGTCAGCTTAAGTCGCAGTAAAATTCAGGTAGCCGGGCAAATAACTTCTTTTTTATCCATTTTAAACTTGACCAAAGAAAGGCGAAAAAACTCTTATCAAGACCTGAACATTAAAGCCGATACTCAACTCAACATAGCTGATAACAAAATTAACGCTAAAACCCAGTTAAATAACAATCAATGGCAAACGGAAATCTTAGCTTTAAATATCCCTAATACCTCTTTTTGTCCCCCCATAGAAAGCTCTTGCCCTCCCATTGATGCTAAAATTGCTCTTTCAGGAAACCTAGATGATCTTATAGCGGGCAATACTACCATACCCATACAAGCCAAAACCGTATCCATCCAGGTAGAAGGACAAAATATTAAAGCGAATGGAAATATAATTCTAGCAAATCTCTCTACTTTACCCGATGCGAATGTTAACCTCAATATAGAGTATAGTTCTAATTTAAAAAGTCTTGTCCCTTTAGATGAATTAATTTCTCAAATTCCCATTCAGAGAGAATTATTATTAGAACAGTCTAGTATAAGCGGCAAAACTTATTTTAAAGGTCGTTTAATAGGAAAAAATCTGTTAACCGCCAGCAAACCCTTAGAAAATATACAACTGGTTGGCAATGCCGAACTAACTAATTTAAGTATTAATAAACGCTATTTTGAACCTCGTCTAAGCGGTCCCCTCTTTATCTCTGTTCAAAAACAAATATCTCTCGATTTAAAAGGCAAAAAAGACGTATTTGCGTTTACCTTAGAACGTTGTTCTCAAAAAGGCTGTCTTGTTCCCTATATTCCCAACTCCTTTGAAGTAGTGCAAAGCTATAATACAGAAAACCCTGCCAAAATTCGAGGAAAACGACAGGGAGAAAATTTTATTGCTGACTTGCAAGACTTTCCTTTAGAACTCTTGCAAATTACGCCGATAAAAACGTTAGGAATACCTGCCATAGTGTCCGGAAAGGTAGATGCTAATGTAGAATTTAATTTATTTACTTTAAGCGGCATCGGAAATCTAAATATTGAAAAACCCAGTATAGGAAATATTGGCGTAGAATCTTTTGAAACCGAAATAGTCTATAACAAGGGTTTGGCTAAATTAAGAGCATCCAACGTTCTAATTGGCAAAACCCGCTATCAAGTTGGGGCAAGTTTTGATGTGAATACTCAAGCACTGCAAGGTAAACTACAGATTAATCAAGGTAATATTCAAGACTTGCTCGGTGCAACCCATTTAGTCAGCTTACTTGATTCTAATTCAACACAACCCAATAGAGCCGCTACCACAACACAACTTCAACCCTATGCTATTGGAAATGCTAATGCTCCCGTTTCACAACAAATCACACAGTTAAGAGAAAGCGAACAAAAAATTCGGGAACAAGCGGCTAAAATAGAAGCCGGTTTAATTAGACCGAATTTAGATTTACAAGGAAAATTTGAAGCCGAAATCACCTTAGCTGGAACCTTAGAAAATCCTGAACTTAACTTAGAATTTGAAGGAAAAAAATGGGTATGGTTTCCTAAACCCGCCTATCTGAATTTTGTTGAGCCTGTAGGATTAGTCATTCAGGAACCTCAGACATTACCCATTGAAGAAATATCGCTAAAAGGTCACTTAGAAAACGGTCAAATACAAATCAATTATTTATCCAAAATTGGCACAGCCGCCATGACTCTTAATGCTAACTTAAGACAAGACAAGACAAAATGGAATTTTCAAGACTCAACATTCAAAGTAGATAACCTCTCTCTAGACTTACTCAGATACTTCTTTAAACCTCCGCTTGATCTCAGTGGCGAAATAAACGCTCAAGGAGTTTTACAAGGAAATCCCTTAAACCCTGAAATCGTGACTAATTTTGCTTTTAATGAAGGGATTTTAAATGGTCGTACACTAAATCTTCCTATAGAAGGCAATCTGCGTTATAGTAATCAACGTTTCACCCTAAATACAACAGATTCCTCTGCCATTAAAATTTATGCTAGTGTCCCTTATCCTGTAGAACCCAAAAGAAACGATCATCTAGAATTAAATCTCAAATTGACCACAGAAGCTATCACCCTGATTGATCTATTTACTCAAGGGCAATTAAATTGGGTTGGGGGTGAAGCCGAAGTGAACTTAAGCACCACTGGACGTATAGATCTGAGCGAAGAATTTAAGCTCTACGATTTAAAAAGTAAGGGAGAAATTAATTTAAATAATGCTACCATTCAAACCTCCACTCTTCCGCGTCCCTTAATTTTTAACGGTCAACTTACCTTTAATAATCAATATTTAGAAGCTAAACAATTACAAGGAAATATTTTAGACACTCAAGTTGACATCACAGGAATTTTCCCCCTATTTGAACCCTTAGCCAACAATCAAAACCCTCTAAAAATTACCCTGGTGGATGGTAAACTAGACTATAAAGACCGTTATTTAGGTACAGTTAACACAGATATAAAGATTACTGGCTCGGCTATTCGTCCCATTATAGGAGGACAAATTCGGTTTACCAATGGGAAAATATTTTTAGCTCAATTGCCGCAAAAAAAGAAAATTATATCGCCAGTTTATGAGCAGTGGGCAGGAAATATTACTGCTCCAAAATATATTATTAAACCACCCCAACTAGACAATTTACAGATTGTTTTAGAGGACATTAAACTTATCCAAAATCAACAATTACCTCAATATCAGTTTGAGGTCGGTGGGCAATTGAATTTACAAGGAAATTTAGACAGTTTAGCCAATGTTAAACCCAGTGGTAAAATCTATCTTAAACGAGGCAAAGTGTATATTTTAACCACCGATATATTCTTAGCTAGTCAGTATGAAAATACTTTGAATTTCCTGCCTGATAAGGGGTTATTTAATCCTTATTTAGACTTGCAATTAAAAACCTTTTTGTGGGATACAGCTATTGTGGCCAATACTAATAATGAAATTAGTGATGATATTACCAAAAGTAATCGAAAAAAATCCGTAGAGATAACCCTTACTATTCAAGGGCAAGCGGAACAGTTATACACCATCACAGAAACAGTAGAAAAAGCTTGTCAATTTGAAAGTAATAAAGAAACATCCCTGCCAGTTAATCCAACAGTCATCCCAGAAATAAGTCAACAACTAACAGATTGTCTGCGGGTGGCGGCTTTTGTTAATACTGCATCAGACCTTCAATTACTGAAATCTCCCATTATCACGATCAGTAGCAGTCCTCCCTTAACTCAAAATGAAATAAATGTTTTATTTAATCGTTCCTTTTCTCCGGTTTCAGAATCTTTACAACAACAAAATTCCGCCCAACTTCTCGAGATAGGAATCCCTCAATTTGCAGTGACATTAGCTCCCTTTTTACAGCAAGAAGTTTTTGATTTAAATAGTTGGGCATCAGCTTGGTTCAAGTCAAATTTAGGCTTAGAACGGGTACAAATTGTTCCGCTTATACAAACCGGTTATAAATTAAAAGACGGTACTCGAGTGCGGATTTCTTATGATTATTTCACCGATGAAGTAACAGTTAGATACGAAACACGATGGTAA